The Cohaesibacter intestini genome segment TCAAGGTTTTGACAATCAGGCCGCCATTCTGCAGGTCGGCCAGAACAACCACGCAAGCATCAGTCAGATGGGCAATGGCAACGCCATAAGTATCTCGCAACGTTCGTTCTGAGATGTGCCCGTCACAAACGGAGAGCGGCACATGAAGATACGATCGCATACGACATTGGGCATCACGGCCGCAGCCATTTGCGGTCTGACACTCCTTCCTGCGCATGCTGGCGACAGCAATGTCCTGATCCTGAAACAGGAAGGCACAGCCAACGAGATTTTCGTTGACCAACAAAACGCCAACAACAGCCAAGTTGGCGGTGTAGATCTGGTTCCCGGTCTCACGCTTGAAGACACGACCTTCAATCGGATCGACCTGACCACCAATGAGGCCGGGGCTCTTGCCAACCCGGCCACCCAGATCGGTACGGGCAACACGGCTAACATCACTCTCGAGGGCGAAGGCGGCGTGGTCTTTCTCCAGCAGGGTGGCCAGATCACCGACAGCAACAATGATGCCACGGTTGCCATCAATTCCGGCCTGACCGGTGGTTCCTTCGCCGCCATTCTGCAAGATGGCAGCAACAACACAGCCAACGCCACCATCAATGGCTCCTTGTCCGAGGTCAACGTCCTGCAGCAGGGCAACAGCAATCAGGGCACAGTTGCGATTGGCACCACCGGCTTGCCGACAGACAATGTCCGCGCGTCCCTCACCCAGAATGGCGACAACAACAACACCGAGCTTCAGGTGACGGGCATCAATGCCGGTGAATATAGCTACACGGTGAATGGCAACAACACTTCGACGACCGTCCCGGCACTCATCGTGACCAATGGGGCCTCTGTCAGCATCACCCAATCGACCCTGACATCCCGCTGATTCCGATCAGAGGTCAATTGCATTGTCATGAGAGAAGGATGCGACATGAAAGTTCCCCAGTGGCTCACCTTGTCCTTTTTGGGCTTGCCCCTTGCAGCCACGGGCGCGGTTGAGGCGCGCTCGGGCATCACTGCGAATGATGTAAGGCAGGCGGACATTCAGCTTTTCATGGTGAAAGACGTGCTGACGATCAGCCCGCTTGTTTCATTGACCAAGGGCGACGCCTTCTTGGCAACGACGCTCGAACTGATGGTCGAGAAAAAGGGCCCAAGCGGCTCCGTTGCCAGCCGTCAGGCAGGCGTTATCGAACCGGGACAGACCGAGGGAAACGCAATTGCCCGCATCCAGTTGAAAGTCACCGATGAGGATGCAGTCACCGCCACATTGACGATCCGATCCGGCCAGAAAATCCTTGCCCAGAGACAACGGCTTTGGCCCGGTGGCAAGTCTCTATCGCCCCATTGATTGCCTTTTCCAATCGGCCCGCTCCTGCTTTGGCCAGACCAGATTAGCCCGTTTTCACCTCAATGTTTGAAGTCTGATAGACCAATGAAATACTTTATAAAACGCTTCGCCTCTTGCTTGCCTGCCATTGCATTGATCCTGCTGGGTCAGCTACCAACCCCATCCGTGGCCCAATCCACCAACGCGGTGGCGCAGGCCTTTGCGGGGGACTGGATCACCTATGACCAGCGCCATGCCGCTCAGGGGCAGTGTATTTTGTCTTTCTCAGCCACAGAGCAAGACGCGCTCTATCCCATCAAGCCGCAAAACTGCATCAATCAGTTGGCAAGCATTCGCGGCTGGACGCTGAAAAACAATCAGTTGATCTTCGTTGACGACAAAAAACTCCCTCTGGCAGCGGTTGGTGGCAACCAACAGCGCATTTCCGGAAGGTTCCTGCAAAGTGGAATGCCCCTCATTCTGGAAAAGGCAGCTTTGGCACAACAGGTCACAGCCTCCAGAAAGGCTATTCGCTGTTCCTATCTTGGCTATGGCCAAACCTGTGCCAAACCGCGACAATTCGCCCCCCCAGCGATGGGCACCGACGGAACGGCCGACATCAAGGCACTGGTCAATCTCAACGTCCGCAGCGAGCCCCGCAACAATGCCACGGTCAAAGCAGTCCTCAAACCGGAGAGTTGTGTCAAGGCAACCTTCTGCAGTCTCACTTCTGACGGTCTTTGGTGTCGCATCAAACTCAATGATGGCATCGGTTGGATCAAGAAACAGGCCGTCAGGCAGAAGCAATGGCCGATCCTGACCTTCGTCAATGGCTGCTGATAGGCCGGGGCAGCGCCTTTGAGCCAATCGACGGGCGCAATCGAGTCATCTAAGAAGGGGAAATAAGGCAATCCGGGTAAGCATACTTGCGTCTCGGTCGAGCCGACCGTCCCTTTCATAGATGATTGACGCCCCGTGACAAATCCAGCCTCTCCCCTTGCTTCCATCACACTCGCCTGCCCTTGGCTGACGATCCAGTTTTCCCGGACCATGCGTGTGTTGAGTTGGGCCATCGACCGCCCCGGCCTTGTCGAGGCCGACCGTATCCTGTGGCGAGAAGTCAAGAACCATGATTTGCCGGTTGACCTGGACGTGCGCACATGGCTGCAGCATGAGCAGGACAAAAACGGTTTCACCAATGCAGTCACGATGCTCACCTCACGCAGCATCACTCGATATGAGATTGCGTCTGCAGAAGTGGACGAGGTATCAGCGCTGTGTGTCGCAACAGTCGGTTTGTCGAACGCAGAACGGATCGGCGCGCGGGTTGATCATCAGGACAAGGACTGGGGTACCATCAACATTGCCGTGCTGCTTAGCGAAGGCCTGACCAAAGCCGCCATGCTCGAAGCCAGTTCGATTGCCACCCAAGCCCGGACAGCGGCCATTTGCGACGCCCACTATGCGATCCCGACCGGCCTTGCGACGGGCACAGGAACGGATTGCATCGCCATTGCCGCCCCCATCGGCGACAC includes the following:
- the csgH gene encoding curli-like amyloid fiber formation chaperone CsgH → MKVPQWLTLSFLGLPLAATGAVEARSGITANDVRQADIQLFMVKDVLTISPLVSLTKGDAFLATTLELMVEKKGPSGSVASRQAGVIEPGQTEGNAIARIQLKVTDEDAVTATLTIRSGQKILAQRQRLWPGGKSLSPH
- a CDS encoding SH3 domain-containing protein is translated as MKYFIKRFASCLPAIALILLGQLPTPSVAQSTNAVAQAFAGDWITYDQRHAAQGQCILSFSATEQDALYPIKPQNCINQLASIRGWTLKNNQLIFVDDKKLPLAAVGGNQQRISGRFLQSGMPLILEKAALAQQVTASRKAIRCSYLGYGQTCAKPRQFAPPAMGTDGTADIKALVNLNVRSEPRNNATVKAVLKPESCVKATFCSLTSDGLWCRIKLNDGIGWIKKQAVRQKQWPILTFVNGC
- a CDS encoding adenosylcobinamide amidohydrolase, with amino-acid sequence MTNPASPLASITLACPWLTIQFSRTMRVLSWAIDRPGLVEADRILWREVKNHDLPVDLDVRTWLQHEQDKNGFTNAVTMLTSRSITRYEIASAEVDEVSALCVATVGLSNAERIGARVDHQDKDWGTINIAVLLSEGLTKAAMLEASSIATQARTAAICDAHYAIPTGLATGTGTDCIAIAAPIGDTCFAGLHTAIGEAIGKSVYDAIAKAVADWIMENDPANKGTKAVS